A single region of the Halorussus gelatinilyticus genome encodes:
- a CDS encoding VanZ family protein yields the protein MELDALRPPTWLRWLAVAVVAGGIFYASVLDSPSSGLPSLGPLGVFGIDKWLHALAYAALAGALAGALAPGRSPAVTAALAALLSVGYGVGIEFVQAPLARRHFSVADMLADGVGAGAAVLGWRLLVNFAGGSREREKSSDVDS from the coding sequence ATGGAACTGGACGCGCTCCGTCCGCCGACGTGGCTCCGCTGGCTCGCGGTCGCGGTGGTCGCCGGCGGCATCTTCTACGCCTCGGTCCTCGACTCGCCGTCGTCGGGCCTCCCGTCGCTCGGTCCGCTCGGCGTGTTCGGCATCGACAAGTGGCTCCACGCGCTCGCGTACGCGGCGCTCGCCGGGGCGCTGGCGGGCGCGCTCGCTCCCGGCCGCAGTCCCGCGGTCACGGCCGCGCTCGCGGCCCTGCTCTCGGTCGGCTACGGCGTCGGCATCGAGTTCGTGCAGGCCCCGCTCGCGCGCCGACATTTCTCGGTCGCGGACATGCTCGCCGACGGCGTGGGCGCTGGCGCGGCGGTTCTCGGGTGGCGGCTTCTGGTGAACTTCGCGGGCGGGTCTCGGGAGCGCGAGAAATCGTCGGACGTGGATTCGTAG
- a CDS encoding archaeosine biosynthesis radical SAM protein RaSEA translates to MSKPTPDVYEQGRGMDAHNKVMREIRAEKDETYDPHEPTRVWIDEDRTPGGVYQSLTIILNTGGCRWARAGGCTMCGYVAESVEGGSVAHEALMDQIRVCLDHEQEQIEAGEADGESGLIKIYTSGSFLDEREVGAETRQAIAETFSDRDRIVVESLPDFVEQEKIEDFTAQGLDTDVAIGLETATDRVRHDCVNKYFDFEDYVEASEHAEAAGAGIKAYLLMKPPFLSESEAIEDMKSSVRRCAEYAHTVSMNPTNVQRYTMVDQLYFRDGYRPPWLWSVAEVLESTADADAIVVSDPVGHGSDRGPHNCGECDDRVQKAIKDFDLRQDPSVFEEVSCECEATWEAVVEREKSFSLPLAR, encoded by the coding sequence ATGAGCAAGCCGACGCCCGACGTCTACGAGCAGGGGCGAGGGATGGACGCCCACAACAAGGTGATGCGCGAGATTCGCGCCGAGAAGGACGAGACCTACGACCCCCACGAACCCACGCGGGTCTGGATAGACGAGGACCGGACGCCCGGCGGGGTCTATCAGAGCCTCACCATCATCCTCAACACCGGCGGGTGTCGGTGGGCGCGCGCCGGCGGATGTACGATGTGCGGCTACGTCGCCGAGTCTGTCGAGGGCGGCTCCGTGGCTCACGAGGCGCTGATGGACCAGATTCGGGTCTGTCTCGACCACGAGCAGGAGCAAATCGAGGCGGGCGAGGCCGACGGCGAGTCGGGCCTCATCAAAATCTACACCTCCGGGTCGTTCCTCGACGAACGCGAGGTCGGCGCCGAGACGCGGCAGGCCATCGCCGAGACGTTTTCGGACCGCGATCGCATCGTGGTCGAGAGTCTGCCGGACTTCGTGGAGCAGGAGAAAATCGAGGACTTCACCGCGCAGGGCCTCGATACGGACGTGGCCATTGGTCTCGAAACCGCGACCGACCGCGTGCGCCACGACTGCGTGAACAAGTACTTCGACTTCGAGGACTACGTCGAGGCGAGCGAACACGCCGAGGCCGCCGGCGCGGGAATCAAGGCCTACCTGCTGATGAAGCCGCCGTTCCTCAGCGAGTCGGAGGCCATCGAGGACATGAAGTCCTCCGTTCGCAGGTGCGCCGAGTACGCCCACACAGTCTCGATGAACCCGACGAACGTCCAGCGCTACACGATGGTAGACCAGTTGTACTTCCGGGACGGCTACCGCCCGCCGTGGCTCTGGTCGGTCGCCGAGGTGCTCGAATCGACCGCGGACGCCGACGCCATCGTGGTCTCGGACCCGGTGGGCCACGGTTCGGACCGCGGCCCGCACAACTGCGGCGAGTGCGACGACCGCGTGCAGAAGGCCATCAAAGACTTCGACCTCCGGCAGGACCCCTCGGTCTTCGAGGAAGTGTCCTGCGAGTGCGAGGCGACGTGGGAGGCCGTCGTGGAGCGCGAGAAGAGCTTCAGTCTGCCGCTCGCGCGGTAA
- the purQ gene encoding phosphoribosylformylglycinamidine synthase I, with product MTVAIIQFGGSNCDRDARRALDHLDIDAELVWHEDGLPENPSGVVLPGGFSYGDYLRAGAIAANSPIMAEVREAAERGVPVLGVCNGAQIGSESRLTPGAFTTNASARFQCERVHVRVENADTPWTADYEEGEVIELPIAHGEGRFEVTDEHLAELNDENRVLLRYCDEDGNVTDAANPNGSKENVAGVLGESESVAVLMPHPERISLPDVGGTDGQGILRGFEA from the coding sequence ATGACGGTCGCAATAATCCAGTTCGGCGGGAGCAACTGCGACCGGGACGCCCGGCGCGCGCTCGACCACCTCGACATCGACGCCGAACTCGTCTGGCACGAGGACGGCCTGCCCGAGAACCCCTCGGGCGTCGTGCTCCCCGGCGGGTTCTCCTACGGCGACTACCTCCGGGCGGGCGCTATCGCGGCGAACAGCCCCATCATGGCCGAGGTTCGGGAGGCGGCCGAGCGGGGCGTGCCCGTCCTCGGCGTCTGCAACGGCGCGCAAATCGGCTCCGAGTCGCGCCTGACTCCCGGCGCGTTCACGACCAACGCCTCCGCGCGGTTCCAGTGCGAGCGCGTCCACGTCCGGGTCGAGAACGCCGACACGCCGTGGACCGCCGACTACGAGGAGGGCGAGGTCATCGAGTTGCCCATCGCGCACGGCGAGGGTCGCTTCGAGGTGACCGACGAGCATCTGGCGGAACTGAACGACGAGAACCGCGTCCTCCTCCGGTACTGCGACGAGGACGGGAACGTCACCGACGCGGCCAACCCCAACGGCTCGAAGGAGAACGTTGCGGGCGTCCTCGGCGAGTCGGAATCCGTGGCGGTGCTGATGCCGCACCCCGAGCGCATCTCTCTCCCCGACGTCGGCGGAACCGACGGACAGGGCATCCTGCGCGGGTTCGAAGCGTAG
- the purS gene encoding phosphoribosylformylglycinamidine synthase subunit PurS: MTAYTATVTVRLKEGVLDPEAETTKQALERLGFELDHLRSADQFELDLDAESADSAAERADEMAERLLANPTIHDYEVEVEQR; encoded by the coding sequence ATGACTGCCTACACCGCCACGGTCACGGTCCGCCTGAAGGAGGGCGTCCTCGACCCCGAGGCAGAGACGACCAAACAGGCGCTGGAGCGACTCGGCTTCGAGTTAGACCACCTGCGCTCTGCCGACCAGTTCGAACTCGACTTGGACGCCGAATCCGCGGACTCGGCCGCCGAGCGCGCCGACGAGATGGCCGAGCGCCTGCTGGCGAATCCGACCATCCACGACTACGAGGTCGAAGTCGAACAGCGATGA
- a CDS encoding formyltetrahydrofolate deformylase, with the protein MTRSELTEITVVGDDDTGLVARVTTLLFERGINIEDLDQAVRDDLFRMTMHVDATELEGTREDLRADLDELGDDLGVDVRVRFPDDRETKRIAVLVTKESHCLERLCEVAAEGDLDAEISVVVGNHPDLQPVATEYGIPFHDVGDEEGNADEDELLDLLGEYDIDLVVLARYMRILGPNVVFRYEGRIINVHPSLLPAFPGAKAYRQAKEAGVRLAGVTAHYVTTDLDQGPIVAQRAFNVPDGASVETLKERGQPLEADVLLEAVRLHLNDDVSVHRGRTELRDDAAEVATAEADGGTDDAEVATAEADGGTDDAAYQLGMPAELDRATPDEPTDERPVAPPRSDD; encoded by the coding sequence ATGACCCGGAGCGAACTCACCGAAATCACCGTCGTCGGCGACGACGACACCGGACTCGTCGCCCGCGTCACGACCTTGCTGTTCGAGCGCGGAATCAACATCGAGGACCTCGATCAGGCGGTCCGCGACGACCTCTTCCGGATGACGATGCACGTGGACGCCACCGAGTTGGAGGGGACCCGCGAGGACCTCCGCGCGGACCTCGACGAACTCGGCGACGACCTCGGGGTGGACGTGCGCGTGCGGTTCCCCGACGACCGCGAGACCAAGCGCATCGCGGTGCTGGTCACGAAGGAGAGCCACTGTCTCGAACGGCTCTGCGAGGTCGCGGCCGAGGGCGACCTCGACGCCGAGATTTCGGTCGTCGTCGGTAACCACCCCGACCTCCAACCGGTCGCCACCGAGTACGGCATCCCGTTCCACGACGTCGGCGACGAGGAGGGCAACGCCGACGAGGACGAACTGCTGGACCTCCTCGGGGAGTACGACATCGACCTCGTGGTGCTGGCCCGCTACATGCGTATCCTCGGCCCGAACGTCGTCTTCCGGTACGAGGGCCGCATCATCAACGTCCACCCGAGCCTCCTGCCCGCGTTCCCCGGCGCGAAGGCCTACCGGCAGGCCAAGGAGGCCGGCGTCCGGCTGGCGGGCGTGACCGCCCACTACGTCACGACCGACTTGGACCAAGGTCCCATCGTCGCCCAGCGCGCGTTCAACGTGCCCGACGGCGCGAGCGTCGAGACGCTGAAAGAGCGCGGCCAACCACTCGAAGCCGACGTGCTGCTCGAAGCGGTCCGCCTCCACCTCAACGACGACGTGAGCGTCCACCGCGGCCGGACCGAACTCCGGGACGACGCCGCGGAAGTGGCGACCGCCGAGGCGGACGGCGGGACCGACGACGCGGAAGTGGCGACCGCCGAGGCGGACGGCGGGACCGACGACGCGGCCTACCAACTCGGGATGCCCGCCGAACTCGACCGCGCGACCCCCGACGAACCGACCGACGAGCGACCGGTCGCGCCGCCCCGGTCCGACGACTGA
- a CDS encoding arylsulfotransferase family protein yields MRFRDAVRVLFVGIVVASSFVVASGYMSAEASSSSVDGRPAFDAAPREGITVVATDSNTWMGKAGDGPRARAELVAFAPNGSVMYYNDTHTRYWDVDPVKGTETTVEYVAADHLNASECHATEPCTRNVVERVNLTTGETTRLYGRITPGKHSTRWHDADRLDEDSLVIADIAQDRVYVVNTTSGLVEWSWDAQTNYSTASGGPYPEDWTHLNDVEVLANGTIMASLRNQDQVIFLDRQTGLVENRTLGEDGKHGIIYEQHNPDYISASNGGPAVLIGDSENNRVVEYQRKNGEWVRSWKWQDARMQWPRDADRLPNGHTLITDSNGNRVFEVNQQGEVVWSVDVAFPYESERLNTGDESTGGPSAAKANLGGGSGGSGSSGEASTGDSGGQVAADREQPGVLDRAWAVVRGLLPGRTANGLMYVTPVWMGGPEVLALAAIVLTLLVWLVCEAYWSSWRASFSKPVSISRRE; encoded by the coding sequence ATGCGTTTTCGGGACGCCGTTAGAGTGTTGTTCGTCGGTATCGTCGTCGCGTCGTCGTTCGTGGTCGCCTCCGGCTACATGTCCGCCGAAGCCTCGTCGTCGTCGGTGGACGGGCGACCGGCGTTCGACGCGGCCCCGCGGGAGGGAATCACGGTGGTCGCCACCGACTCGAACACCTGGATGGGGAAGGCCGGAGACGGGCCGCGAGCGCGCGCCGAACTCGTCGCGTTCGCGCCCAACGGGAGCGTGATGTACTACAACGACACGCACACCCGCTACTGGGACGTGGACCCCGTGAAGGGCACGGAGACCACCGTCGAGTACGTCGCGGCCGACCACCTCAACGCCTCGGAGTGCCACGCGACCGAACCCTGCACCCGGAACGTGGTCGAGCGCGTCAACCTCACGACCGGCGAGACGACCCGCCTCTACGGGCGAATCACCCCCGGCAAGCACTCGACGCGGTGGCACGACGCCGACCGACTCGACGAGGACAGTCTGGTCATCGCCGACATCGCGCAGGACCGCGTGTACGTCGTCAACACGACCAGCGGTCTCGTGGAGTGGTCGTGGGACGCCCAGACCAACTACTCGACGGCCAGCGGCGGGCCGTACCCCGAGGACTGGACCCACCTCAACGACGTGGAAGTCCTCGCGAACGGCACCATCATGGCGAGCCTGCGCAATCAGGACCAAGTGATCTTCCTCGACCGCCAGACCGGTCTCGTCGAGAACCGGACGCTGGGCGAGGACGGCAAGCACGGCATCATCTACGAACAGCACAACCCCGACTACATCAGCGCCTCGAACGGCGGTCCCGCGGTTCTCATCGGCGACTCGGAGAACAACCGCGTCGTGGAGTACCAGCGCAAGAACGGCGAGTGGGTCCGCTCGTGGAAGTGGCAGGACGCCCGGATGCAGTGGCCCCGCGACGCCGACCGCCTGCCGAACGGCCACACGCTCATCACCGACTCGAACGGCAACCGCGTCTTCGAGGTCAACCAGCAGGGCGAAGTCGTCTGGAGCGTGGACGTGGCGTTCCCCTACGAGTCCGAGCGACTGAACACCGGCGACGAGAGTACGGGCGGTCCCTCGGCGGCGAAGGCGAACCTCGGCGGGGGAAGCGGCGGGAGTGGCAGTAGCGGCGAGGCGAGTACGGGCGACTCCGGCGGACAGGTCGCGGCCGACCGCGAGCAACCGGGCGTGCTGGACCGCGCGTGGGCCGTCGTCCGGGGCCTGCTCCCCGGCCGGACCGCGAACGGCCTGATGTACGTCACGCCGGTCTGGATGGGCGGCCCGGAGGTGCTGGCGCTCGCGGCCATCGTGTTGACCCTGTTGGTGTGGTTGGTCTGTGAGGCCTACTGGTCGTCGTGGAGAGCGTCGTTCAGCAAACCGGTCTCGATTTCGCGGCGGGAGTAG
- a CDS encoding phosphoribosylaminoimidazolesuccinocarboxamide synthase: protein MTSVKEFRVEREPTATTLGRGSFVFTDDYSVFDWGKMPDEIPDKGASLCAMGAFNFESLEDEGVPTHYRGVIDPDTDEIVALAETEDPPTEMAIELTQVPDLPHEGRDYDYEAYHEAAGDNYLIPLEVVFRNSVPVGSSLRRRTDPADHGLDFAEWPEGVVQLEEPIVEFSTKYEEGDRYLSRSEADRIAGLADIEELESVAREVNRVVTERAAEAELVHEDGKIECCYFDGEVRVADVVGTFDENRFTFHGQQVSKEFVRQYHKRTQPEWVEAVEAAKREAKERNVADWKSLCEASPEPLDDGVIEAARDLYAAGTNAYVGRELFDAPSLEDAVAVVRNL, encoded by the coding sequence GTGACGAGCGTCAAGGAGTTCCGCGTCGAGCGCGAACCCACGGCGACCACGCTCGGGCGCGGGTCGTTCGTCTTCACCGACGACTACTCGGTGTTCGACTGGGGGAAGATGCCCGACGAGATTCCCGACAAGGGCGCGAGCCTCTGTGCGATGGGCGCGTTCAACTTCGAGTCGCTCGAAGACGAGGGCGTGCCGACGCACTACCGGGGAGTGATAGACCCCGACACCGACGAAATCGTCGCGTTGGCCGAGACGGAGGACCCGCCGACCGAGATGGCCATCGAGTTGACCCAAGTCCCCGACCTGCCCCACGAGGGCCGCGACTACGACTACGAAGCCTACCACGAGGCGGCGGGCGACAACTACCTGATTCCGCTCGAAGTCGTCTTCCGGAACAGCGTCCCCGTGGGGTCGAGCCTCCGGAGACGGACCGACCCCGCCGACCACGGCCTCGACTTCGCGGAGTGGCCCGAGGGCGTCGTCCAGTTGGAGGAACCCATCGTGGAGTTCTCCACGAAGTACGAGGAGGGCGACCGCTACCTCTCGCGTAGCGAGGCCGACCGCATCGCCGGACTCGCGGACATCGAGGAACTCGAATCGGTCGCGCGCGAGGTCAATCGCGTCGTGACCGAGCGGGCCGCCGAGGCCGAACTGGTCCACGAGGACGGCAAAATCGAGTGTTGTTACTTCGACGGCGAGGTCCGGGTCGCCGACGTGGTGGGCACCTTCGACGAGAACCGCTTCACCTTCCACGGCCAGCAGGTCAGCAAGGAGTTCGTCCGCCAGTACCACAAGCGCACCCAACCGGAGTGGGTCGAGGCGGTCGAAGCGGCCAAACGCGAGGCCAAGGAGCGGAACGTGGCCGACTGGAAGTCGCTGTGCGAGGCGTCGCCCGAACCGCTGGACGACGGGGTTATCGAGGCCGCGCGAGACCTCTACGCTGCGGGAACCAACGCCTACGTCGGCCGCGAGCTGTTCGACGCGCCGTCGCTGGAGGACGCTGTGGCTGTGGTTCGGAATCTCTGA
- the cofH gene encoding 7,8-didemethyl-8-hydroxy-5-deazariboflavin synthase subunit CofH, with the protein MVDAARTNVPRGEFDFDCVPETDQSFENALAKASDGERLTVADGIELMTTGSDREGIDLERKEAVLEAADRRRAEMVGDEVTFVANLNNNVTTACNTGCLFCNFKDTAQQFEEGSEETHDGFTKTPAESREIVESARETGIYEVTSVSGLHPGLALDDEHLEILDASDRGDLNYKPPAAYETDPGTYVAQMEAMNVEGIHLHSMTPEEAYHARRGTDWSYEEVYGRLADAGLDSVPGTAAEILVDEVRGVICPGKIGSDEWVEAMEAAAEVGLDTTATIMYGHVENEAHRVMHLKRIRDLQDRTDNITEFVPLSFVHPNTPLAERGMIDSGATTHEDELMIAVSRLFLDNVENVQSSWVKYGDEQGLKMLSCGANDFMGTILSEEITKRAGGKFGEARSFAEYVEMITAIGRTPVERSTDYRQTRVIDSADPPFGPELGPAADGTPLVSDTEGRAASETVADD; encoded by the coding sequence ATGGTAGACGCGGCCCGGACGAACGTTCCGCGAGGGGAGTTCGACTTCGACTGCGTGCCCGAGACCGACCAGTCGTTCGAGAACGCACTGGCGAAAGCCAGCGACGGCGAGCGCCTGACGGTCGCCGACGGCATCGAGCTCATGACCACCGGGTCCGACCGGGAGGGTATCGACCTCGAACGGAAAGAGGCGGTACTGGAGGCCGCGGACCGCCGCCGGGCCGAGATGGTCGGCGACGAGGTCACCTTCGTCGCCAACCTGAACAACAACGTCACGACCGCGTGCAACACCGGGTGCCTGTTCTGCAACTTCAAGGACACCGCCCAGCAGTTCGAGGAGGGAAGCGAGGAGACCCACGACGGCTTCACCAAGACGCCCGCCGAGTCCCGCGAAATCGTCGAGTCGGCCCGCGAGACGGGAATATACGAGGTCACGTCGGTCAGCGGCTTACACCCCGGTCTCGCGCTGGACGACGAACACCTCGAAATCCTCGACGCGAGCGACCGGGGCGACCTGAACTACAAGCCGCCGGCGGCCTACGAGACCGACCCCGGCACCTACGTCGCCCAGATGGAGGCGATGAACGTCGAGGGGATTCACCTCCACTCGATGACGCCCGAGGAGGCCTACCACGCCCGGCGGGGGACCGACTGGTCCTACGAAGAGGTCTACGGCCGCCTCGCGGACGCCGGACTCGACAGCGTGCCCGGCACCGCGGCCGAGATTCTGGTGGACGAGGTTCGGGGCGTCATCTGCCCCGGCAAAATCGGGAGCGACGAGTGGGTCGAAGCGATGGAGGCCGCCGCGGAAGTCGGTCTCGACACGACCGCGACGATCATGTACGGCCACGTCGAGAACGAGGCCCACCGCGTGATGCACCTGAAACGCATACGAGACCTACAGGACCGGACCGACAACATCACCGAGTTCGTGCCCCTGTCCTTCGTCCACCCGAACACGCCCCTCGCGGAACGGGGAATGATCGACTCGGGCGCGACGACCCACGAGGACGAACTGATGATAGCCGTCTCCCGACTCTTCCTCGACAACGTCGAGAACGTCCAGTCGTCGTGGGTGAAGTACGGCGACGAGCAGGGGCTGAAGATGCTCTCCTGCGGCGCGAACGACTTCATGGGCACGATTCTCAGCGAGGAGATAACGAAGCGGGCGGGCGGGAAGTTCGGCGAGGCCCGGTCGTTCGCGGAGTACGTCGAGATGATAACCGCCATCGGTCGGACGCCCGTCGAGCGTTCGACCGACTACCGCCAGACCCGAGTCATCGACTCCGCGGACCCGCCGTTCGGCCCGGAGTTAGGTCCGGCCGCGGACGGGACGCCGCTGGTCTCCGACACCGAGGGCCGCGCCGCGAGCGAGACGGTGGCGGACGACTGA
- a CDS encoding metal-dependent hydrolase gives MMNTTHTAMGLTLAAPLVLVAPELAPVAALAGLAGGVFPDLDLLSGQHRRTLHFPVYYGVAGVAASGAALLAPTEWTVAAAFFLLSAALHCVTDAAGGGLELRPWEATDDRGVYVHPAGRWIRPRRWVRYDGAPEDLLLTAVFSIPGLLLFDGLVRALTVVGLAASVVYVAVRKRLPEVETRYLR, from the coding sequence ATGATGAACACCACTCACACCGCGATGGGGCTCACGCTGGCGGCCCCGCTGGTTCTCGTCGCGCCCGAACTCGCGCCGGTCGCGGCGCTGGCCGGACTCGCCGGGGGCGTCTTCCCGGACCTCGACCTGCTGTCGGGCCAGCACCGCCGGACGCTCCACTTTCCGGTGTACTACGGCGTCGCCGGAGTCGCGGCGAGCGGCGCCGCGCTCCTCGCGCCGACCGAGTGGACGGTCGCGGCCGCGTTCTTCCTGCTGTCGGCCGCGCTCCACTGCGTGACCGACGCCGCGGGCGGCGGACTCGAACTCCGGCCGTGGGAGGCGACCGACGACCGCGGCGTCTACGTCCACCCCGCGGGCAGGTGGATTCGGCCGCGGCGCTGGGTTCGCTACGACGGCGCGCCCGAGGACCTCCTGCTGACGGCGGTCTTCTCGATACCGGGGCTCCTGCTTTTCGACGGTCTGGTGCGGGCACTGACCGTCGTCGGTCTCGCGGCGTCCGTGGTCTACGTCGCGGTCAGAAAACGCCTGCCGGAGGTCGAGACGCGGTATCTGCGGTGA
- the cofG gene encoding 7,8-didemethyl-8-hydroxy-5-deazariboflavin synthase subunit CofG has translation MAGAEIPGTSEYDFDLSLRDADVERLLDVTPDDVEAADELTFAKNVFVPLTTACRYTCTYCTYFDPPGEASLLSPEEVRDIVRTGADAGCTEALFTFGDDPDDRYDRIHAQLDEWGHDSIHEYLREVCEIALDEGLLPHSNPGDQTREQMETVADVNASMGVMLETTADVDAHAGPRVKNPGQRLHTIRTAGELGVPFTTGILVGIGEEWRDRAESLLAIRELHERYGHVQEVIVQNVVPNERSNYDRPSVKTMRRVVAMARDCLPEEVSVQVPPNLSPTRELLDCGVDDLGGVSPVTDDHINPEYKWPALQELEDIADEAGVPLRERLPVYRRYLPDELGGEPDGNEWVSGTIQRAMATDDEAGERYRRVLDAR, from the coding sequence ATGGCAGGTGCCGAGATTCCGGGAACGAGCGAGTACGACTTCGACCTCTCTCTCCGCGACGCGGACGTAGAGCGACTGCTCGACGTCACCCCCGACGACGTCGAAGCCGCCGACGAACTCACCTTCGCGAAGAACGTCTTCGTCCCGCTCACGACCGCGTGTCGGTACACCTGCACCTACTGCACCTACTTCGACCCGCCGGGCGAGGCCAGCCTGCTCTCGCCCGAGGAGGTCCGGGACATCGTCCGGACCGGCGCGGACGCCGGATGCACCGAGGCCCTCTTCACCTTCGGCGACGACCCGGACGACCGCTACGACCGGATTCACGCCCAACTCGACGAGTGGGGCCACGACTCCATCCACGAGTACCTCCGGGAGGTCTGCGAAATCGCGCTGGACGAGGGCCTGCTCCCTCACAGCAACCCCGGCGACCAGACCCGCGAGCAGATGGAGACCGTCGCGGACGTGAACGCCTCGATGGGCGTGATGCTCGAGACCACCGCCGACGTGGACGCCCACGCCGGCCCCCGCGTGAAGAACCCCGGCCAGCGCCTCCACACCATCCGGACCGCGGGCGAGTTGGGCGTGCCGTTCACCACCGGAATCCTCGTCGGCATCGGCGAGGAGTGGCGCGACCGGGCCGAGAGCCTGCTGGCCATCCGGGAGTTACACGAGCGGTACGGCCACGTCCAAGAGGTCATCGTCCAGAACGTCGTCCCGAACGAGCGGTCGAACTACGACCGCCCCTCCGTCAAGACGATGCGCCGAGTCGTGGCGATGGCCCGCGACTGCCTCCCCGAGGAGGTGTCGGTGCAGGTCCCGCCCAACCTCTCGCCGACGCGCGAGTTGCTGGACTGCGGGGTGGACGACTTGGGCGGCGTCTCGCCCGTGACCGACGACCACATCAATCCCGAGTACAAGTGGCCCGCCTTGCAGGAGTTGGAGGACATCGCCGACGAGGCCGGGGTGCCCCTCCGCGAGCGACTGCCGGTGTACCGGCGTTACCTCCCGGACGAACTGGGCGGCGAGCCCGACGGCAACGAGTGGGTCTCGGGGACGATTCAGCGAGCGATGGCGACCGACGACGAGGCGGGCGAGCGATACCGTCGGGTACTGGACGCCCGATAG
- the cofC gene encoding 2-phospho-L-lactate guanylyltransferase, whose amino-acid sequence MRVVVPYAAAEPKTRLADALSADERSAFAEAMLADVLAAVRATGRDPEILATEPVETDAPVVVDPRPLTGAVNAVLAATDDPVAVVMADLALATPDALARLFDAEGEVVLAPGRGGGTNALVARADDFRVDYHGTSYLDHRAAAREVGADATVVDSHRLATDVDERGDLAEVLIHGGSAAGERTPDGAASGDPRETSRARSWLRRAGFALADEAGRTTVERGEAPSRP is encoded by the coding sequence ATGCGAGTCGTCGTCCCGTACGCCGCCGCGGAGCCGAAGACCCGGTTAGCAGACGCGCTGTCGGCCGACGAGCGGTCGGCGTTCGCCGAGGCGATGCTGGCCGACGTCCTCGCCGCGGTTCGCGCGACCGGCCGCGACCCCGAGATTCTCGCCACCGAACCGGTCGAGACCGACGCGCCGGTCGTCGTGGACCCACGACCGCTGACCGGGGCGGTCAACGCCGTCCTCGCGGCGACCGACGACCCGGTCGCGGTCGTGATGGCCGACCTCGCGCTGGCGACGCCCGACGCGCTCGCCCGCCTCTTCGACGCCGAGGGCGAGGTCGTCCTCGCGCCGGGCCGCGGCGGCGGGACGAACGCACTGGTCGCGCGCGCCGACGACTTCCGCGTGGACTACCACGGCACGTCGTATCTCGACCACCGGGCCGCCGCGCGAGAGGTCGGCGCGGACGCGACGGTGGTGGACTCCCACCGACTGGCGACCGACGTGGACGAGCGCGGGGACTTGGCGGAGGTGCTGATTCACGGCGGAAGCGCCGCGGGAGAGCGAACACCGGACGGCGCGGCGAGCGGAGACCCTCGTGAGACGAGTCGCGCCCGGTCGTGGCTCCGCCGCGCCGGGTTCGCCCTCGCCGACGAGGCGGGCCGGACGACCGTCGAGCGCGGCGAAGCGCCGTCCCGCCCGTAG
- a CDS encoding DUF4398 domain-containing protein, whose product MNSNHCSKLLALLFATTLVVSAVGPAAAMSASASGAPDKKQVGEDVTSTFTITKPFSEYDTWTLNGTTELKDVTWTVQLYDQGGSKIGQKSYDGQSFDHALKKSDAYEVKVIVKGTVPEVTNFTYDPAQKLTLAELHQVREGGSSEPIADPWTFRPYTQESQEARDAIASAQDAIDAAESSGASVSGAEDTLDNAVSAFDAENFDNAADFANEAEKKAESSQQSNQQTQMLLYGGAGLLALVVVVGGVLWYRSNQQDDYDKLR is encoded by the coding sequence ATGAACTCGAACCACTGTTCTAAACTACTCGCGCTGTTGTTCGCCACCACGCTGGTCGTCTCGGCGGTCGGTCCCGCCGCGGCGATGTCGGCGTCGGCCAGCGGCGCGCCCGACAAGAAGCAGGTCGGCGAGGACGTGACATCGACGTTCACGATCACCAAGCCGTTCAGCGAGTACGACACGTGGACGCTGAACGGGACGACCGAACTGAAAGACGTGACGTGGACCGTCCAACTGTACGACCAGGGCGGGTCGAAGATAGGCCAGAAGTCCTACGACGGCCAGTCGTTCGACCACGCGCTGAAGAAGAGCGACGCCTACGAGGTCAAAGTCATCGTCAAGGGGACCGTGCCCGAAGTGACGAACTTCACCTACGACCCCGCGCAGAAACTGACGCTGGCCGAACTCCACCAGGTCCGCGAGGGCGGCAGTAGCGAACCCATCGCCGACCCGTGGACGTTCCGACCGTACACTCAGGAGAGCCAAGAGGCCCGCGACGCCATCGCCTCGGCACAGGACGCCATCGACGCGGCCGAGAGCTCCGGTGCGAGCGTCTCGGGTGCCGAGGACACGCTCGACAACGCCGTCTCGGCGTTCGACGCCGAGAACTTCGACAACGCGGCCGACTTCGCAAACGAGGCCGAGAAGAAGGCCGAGAGTTCCCAGCAGTCGAACCAGCAGACCCAGATGCTGCTGTACGGCGGCGCGGGACTGCTCGCGCTGGTCGTCGTGGTCGGCGGCGTCCTCTGGTACCGCTCGAACCAGCAGGACGACTACGACAAGCTTCGCTGA